A genomic segment from bacterium encodes:
- a CDS encoding peptidase dimerization domain-containing protein, whose protein sequence is MSALEAALAGVSATRLADLTDMLVSTASPTGREGALAVRIAEALDAAGVQANEQWLDASAANAWGTLGSPRRGPSLLLYSPIDTITSGDAAEDGALVGSGSRPDMEAKLRTERGWLVGLGAHNPKGHAACVLMATEALTGVAADLSGRIIAGFGCLGMPVNRRAPDLLDGHGAGCTALLEAVRPDAAVIAKSGWSVSWNEVGLAWFTVRVAGIHTYVGSRHLLAYRNAIADAAALILEVETWIDEWAETRADGFTRPRGIVASVNGGDARATAFTADACEFTVDLRLPPGVAADSAQRALSERIDQWAAAIGASATVSRTLAIGGSCTDPSEPIVQAAIAAWETETGRSHQAPRGFSGATDANILRQHGVPTARIGLPKIAAPGVDVDFQYGMNAVNPDDQVALSRHLIRTAFEYLQGAG, encoded by the coding sequence ATGAGCGCGCTCGAGGCGGCCCTCGCCGGCGTGTCCGCCACCCGTCTGGCCGACCTGACCGACATGCTGGTCAGCACCGCTTCGCCGACCGGACGTGAGGGCGCCCTCGCGGTGCGGATCGCCGAGGCGCTCGACGCCGCCGGCGTGCAGGCCAACGAGCAGTGGCTCGACGCCAGCGCAGCCAACGCCTGGGGCACGCTCGGCTCTCCCCGGCGGGGGCCGTCACTGCTGCTGTACTCGCCGATCGACACCATCACGTCGGGAGACGCCGCGGAGGACGGCGCGCTCGTCGGCTCCGGGTCGCGCCCCGACATGGAAGCGAAGCTGCGCACCGAGCGCGGATGGCTCGTCGGCCTCGGCGCCCACAACCCGAAGGGGCACGCGGCGTGCGTGCTGATGGCCACCGAGGCGCTCACCGGCGTCGCCGCCGACCTGTCCGGGCGGATCATCGCCGGGTTCGGCTGTCTCGGAATGCCGGTCAACCGCCGCGCCCCGGATCTGCTGGACGGGCACGGCGCAGGCTGTACCGCACTCCTCGAGGCAGTTCGCCCCGACGCCGCGGTGATTGCCAAGTCCGGTTGGTCGGTCTCCTGGAACGAGGTCGGCTTGGCCTGGTTCACCGTGCGCGTCGCGGGGATCCACACCTACGTCGGCAGCCGCCACCTGCTCGCCTACCGCAACGCCATCGCCGACGCCGCGGCGTTGATCCTCGAGGTGGAGACCTGGATCGACGAGTGGGCCGAGACGCGGGCCGACGGGTTCACCCGGCCGCGGGGCATCGTCGCCTCGGTCAACGGGGGCGATGCCCGCGCGACGGCGTTCACCGCAGACGCCTGCGAGTTCACAGTCGACCTTCGTCTCCCGCCCGGTGTTGCCGCGGACAGTGCCCAGCGAGCCCTCTCCGAGCGCATCGACCAATGGGCGGCGGCCATCGGCGCGTCAGCAACGGTGAGTCGCACACTCGCCATTGGTGGCAGCTGCACCGACCCGTCGGAGCCGATCGTGCAGGCCGCGATCGCGGCCTGGGAGACCGAGACCGGTCGCTCCCACCAGGCCCCGCGGGGCTTCTCGGGAGCGACCGACGCCAACATCCTCCGGCAGCACGGGGTGCCCACCGCGAGGATCGGCCTCCCCAAGATCGCCGCGCCCGGCGTCGACGTCGACTTCCAGTACGGGATGAACGCCGTCAACCCCGATGACCAGGTGGCGCTCTCGCGACACCTCATCCGGACCGCCTTCGAATACCTGCAGGGCGCCGGATGA